The Impatiens glandulifera chromosome 8, dImpGla2.1, whole genome shotgun sequence genome includes a window with the following:
- the LOC124913080 gene encoding uncharacterized protein LOC124913080, which translates to MQETVGDDEKVNDGNDGKKDDVKEDDEKVEDEQKDDGEKVEDEQKVENDEKVDDDEKMDEAKVEDGEKVEDERKENDAKVEDVKMEDEAKVEDGEKLDGVAKVDDVEVDLKLKVKDLKVKVKDEKSVDVKAQTNEEIMGGDDNDDNDDFQLYNTPPKGKYGRRVRKPKKDESYINPSLSKMPKTKDPMKVNHLQKFEDELLDKVKAWLVDPETDNLTTDVHTCQAKKDVFVRVLTRLTWLEDTEIDAFCHLLRKRISYYPKTYKNSHVAIGDCLLADRIRREHMTFIKDPANYPVAEFKDYYMASPHRYMPEWSTIDDVYMPVNINNKHWILCVARLQKYRIDVYVYDAYLYKNLDPYLKPFCDMIPHIFAKTITPGEMVRYPKFNFEGPIQPMTYKRLPHPKVKTAAAKVGEVPRATESGDCGVFTLMYMEHLTANQAVHNVTSENMEFFRQKMAVRLFHQIIEP; encoded by the exons ATGCAGGAGACTGTGggggatgatgagaaggtgaATGATGGGAATGATGGGAAGAAAGACGATGTAAAGGAGgacgatgagaaggtggaggatgaacaAAAAGATGAcggtgagaaggtggaggacgaACAGAAGGTGGAGaacgatgagaaggtggatgatgatgagaagatgGATGAGGCTAAGGTGGAGGAcggtgagaaggtggaggatgaacgAAAAGAGAACGATGCGAAGGTGGAGGACGTAAAGATGGAGGATGAGGCTAAAGTGGAGGACGGTGAGAAGCTGGATGGTGTGGCTAAGGTGGATGATGTGGAGGTTGATCTGAAACTGAAGGTGAAGGATTtgaaagtgaaggtgaaggatgagaAGAGTGTGGATGTGAAGGCACAGACAAATGAGGAAATTATGGGAGGAGATGAcaatgatgacaatgatgatTTCCAGTTATACAATACTCCTCCTAAAGGAAAATATGGGAGGAGAGTGAGGAAGCCGAAAAAAGATGAATCGTACATCAACCCTTCCTTGTCAAAAATGCCCAAGACAAAGGATCCAATGAAAGTGAAtcaccttcaaaaatttgaagatgagctGCTGGATAAAGTAAAGGCGTGGTTGGTTGATCCAGAAACCGACAATTTGACAACGGATGTACATACTTGCCAAGCAAAGAAGGATGTGTTTGTTAGAGTTTTAACAAGGTTGACATGGCTTGAAGACACT GAAATCGATGCATTCTGCCATCTTTTGCGGAAAAGGATTTCCTActatcccaagacatataaaaatTCACATGTGGCAATTGGGGATTGCTTATTGGCGGACAGAATTAGGCGAGAGCACATGACTTTTATTAAGGATCCTGCTAACTATCCAGTCGCCGAATTCAAAGACTATTACATGGCATCACCACATAGATATATGCCAGAATGGTCAACAATTGACGATGTCTACATGCCTGTGAACATTAACAACAAACActggattttgtgtgtagcacgtCTTCAAAAGTACCGCATTGACGTGTACGTCTATGATGCCTATCTTTATAAGAATCTGGATCCTTATTTGAAACCCTTCTGCGACATGATTCCACATATATTCGCAAAGACAATCACTCCTGGTGAGATGGTAAGGTATCCTAAATTCAACTTCGAAGGCCCCATCCAACCAATGACTTACAAACGGTTACCACACCCCAAAGTGAAAACCGCTGCAGCTAAGGTTGGAGAAGTCCCACGGGCAACAGAGAGCGGGGACTGTGGGGTCTTCACGCTAATGTACATGGAACACTTGACCGCTAATCAAGCCGTGCACAATGTGACCTCAGAAAACATGGAGTTTTTTAGGCAGAAGATGGCGGTCAGGTTATTCCATCAGATTATCGAACCTTAG